The Cervus elaphus chromosome 21, mCerEla1.1, whole genome shotgun sequence genome window below encodes:
- the LOC122679373 gene encoding nuclear autoantigenic sperm protein-like, with product MAAESTATAAITAELVSADKIEDAPAPSTSADKVESLDVDSEAKKLLGLGQKHLVMGDIPAAVNAFQEAASLLGKKYGETANECGEAFFNGKSLLELARMENGVLGNALEGVHVEEEEGEKTEEESLVENNDNIDEEAREELREQVYDAMGEKEAQKTEDKSLVKPEMDKEQETEMEKGGREDMDIGEPAEELQEKVKSTPDQLTETTEEGKGAAAPEGLSEAEVTSKKPDQEIPGAEEGKSVYGTDVQEECREKGGQGEVIVSTEEKPKEASKEQPVVTLEKQGTPVEIEVVKPVDMGGDEPKEQVATSESEPGKAILEQLVGQELPSAEESPEVTTQAADASAAEAGSEVSEKPGGQYPVLPQDGAVNGLSAAGDHASTQPQTKAEGLIGTKDGSGLEKVREELVPSQETKLSVEESEAAGDGVETEVAQGATEKFPEDKVKIAANEEAQDKEEQMKEGEETEGSEEEDKENDKAEETLNDSALENKSLQENEEEEIGNLELAWDMLDLAKIIFKRQDTKEAQLYAAQAHLKLGEFSVESENYLQAVEEFQACLNLQEQYLEAHDRLLAETHYQLSLAYGYNSQYDEAIAQFSKSIEVIEKRMAVLNEQMKEAEGSPTEYEQEIEELKELLPEIREKIEDAKESQRSGNVAELALKATLVESSTSGFTPSGGSSSVSMIASRKPTDGASSSNCVTDISHLVRKRRKPEEESPRKDDAKKAKQEPEVNGGSGDTISSATEVSENMEEEAENKAESRAAVEGTVEAGATVESTAS from the exons ATGGCCGCAGAGTCCACAGCTACTGCTGCCATCACCGCAGAGCTGGTTTCCGCCGACAAAATTGAAGATGCCCCTGCTCCTTCTACTTCTGCAGATAAAGTGGAGAGTCTGGATGTGGATAGTGAAGCTAAGAAACTATTGGGATTAGGACAGAAACATCTGGTAATGGGTGATATTCCCGCAGCTGTCAATGCCTTCCAGGAAGCAGCTAGTCTTTTAGGTAAGAAGTATGGAGAGACAGCTAATGAATGTGGAGAAGCCTTTTTTAATGGGAAATCGCTTTTGGAGTTGGCAAGAATGGAGAATGGTGTGTTGGGAAATGCCCTGGAAGGTGTGCAtgtggaagaggaggaaggagaaaaaacagaagaagaatcTCTGGTAGAAAATAATGATAACATAGATGAGGAAGCAAGGGAAGAGTTGAGAGAACAGGTTTATGACGCCATGGGAGAAAAAGAAGCCCAAAAAACAGAAGACAAGTCTCTGGTAAAGCctgaaatggataaagaacaggAAACTGAAATGGAGAAGGGTGGAAGAGAAGATATGGATATCGGTGAGCCTGCAGAGGAACTACAGGAAAAAGTTAAATCAACTCCAGATCAGTTAACTGAAACCACTGAAGAGGGAAAGGGAGCAGCAGCACCAGAAGGACTGAGTGAAGCTGAAGTCACTTCTAAGAAGCCAGATCAGGAAATACCGGGTGCTGAGGAAGGAAAATCAGTTTATGGAACTGATGTCCAAGaagagtgcagagaaaaaggggGTCAGGGAGAAGTAATTGTGAGCACAGAGGAGAAACCAAAAGAAGCTTCAAAAGAACAACCTGTTGTGACTCTAGAAAAGCAGGGCACTCCAGTGGAGATAGAAGTAGTCAAGCCAGTGGATATGGGTGGGGATGAGCCAAAGGAGCAGGTAGCTACCTCTGAAAGTGAGCCAGGAAAGGCTATTCTTGAGCAGTTGGTAGGGCAAGAATTACCTTCTGCCGAAGAGTCACCAGAGGTGACAACACAGGCTGCAGATGCTTCAGCTGCAGAAGCCGGATCAGAAGTCtctgagaagcctggagggcagtACCCAGTTCTCCCTCAGGATGGCGCAGTCAATGGACTGTCAGCTGCAGGGGATCATGCCTCCACTCAACCACAAACTAAGGCAGAAGGACTGATAGGAACAAAAGATGGCTCAGGACTAGAGAAGGTCAGGGAAGAGTTGGTTCCTAGCCAGGAGACTAAGCTGTCTGTAGAAGAGTCTGAGGCAGCTGGAGATGGGGTGGAGACTGAGGTGGCCCAGGGGGCTACTGAGAAATTCCCTGAAGACAAAGTTAAGATAGCTGCTAATGAAGAAGCACAAGACAAAGAAGAACAGATGAAAGAGGGTGAAGAAACCGAGGGCTCAGAAGAGGAGGATAAAGAAAATGACAAGGCTGAAGAAACACTAAATGATTCAGCTCTTGAAAACAAGTCCcttcaagaaaatgaagaggaggagATTGGGAACCTAGAGCTTGCCTGGGATATGCTGGATTTAGCaaagatcatttttaaaaggcaagacACGAAGGAGGCTCAGCTTTATGCTGCACAGGCACATCTTAAACTTGGAGAATTTAGTGTTGAATCTGAGAATTACCTCCAAGCTGTGGAGGAGTTCCAGGCTTGCCTAAACCTCCAGGAACAGTATCTGGAAGCCCATGATCGACTCCTTGCAGAGACTCACTACCAGCTGAGCTTGGCCTATGGGTACAACTCTCAGTATGATGAAGCAATAGCACAGTTCAGCAAATCTATTGAGGTCattgagaagagaatggctgtACTAAATGAGCAGATGAAGGAGGCTGAAGGATCACCTACTGAATATGAGCAAGAAATTGAGGAGCTGAAGGAGCTGCTCCCTGAAATTAGAGAGAAGATAGAAGATGCAAAGGAGTCCCAGCGTAGTGGGAATGTAGCTGAACTGGCTCTGAAAGCAACTCTGGTGGAGAGCTCTACTTCAGGTTTCACCCCTAGTGGAGGAAGCTCTTCGGTTTCCATGATTGCCAGTAGAAAGCCAACAGATGGTGCTTCCTCATCAAATTGTGTTACTGATATTTCCCACCTTGTCAGAAAGAGGAGGAAGCCAGAGGAAGAGAGCCCCCGGAAAGATGACGCAAAGAAAGCCAAACAAGAGCCGGAGGTGAATGGAGGCAGTGGGGACACTATTTCCAGTGCAACCGAAGTTTCCGAAAacatggaggaggag GCTGAGAATAAAGCTGAAAGCCGGGCAGCAGTGGAGGGGACAGTGGAGGCCGGAGCTACAGTTGAAAGCACTGCAAGTTAA
- the LOC122679091 gene encoding uncharacterized protein LOC122679091, with protein MRSSAAPKANAEIPKAPLSCQRPEGAGPGLECRSANPGSSAFFSAWPRAEEELSGSVGRTGVAATPAGTSPSSSRGEGPAELGHFLISPRNPTPCPGLQVGLRPLRLVRPAPGIPIPVASVPCRAQSSGRRGRGLRVIPGGHLPLPNPVDAASSSPPCLLLNRILCSRAYELKMKIIVINVFQKPVKEDGCENTRRTAVHVTR; from the exons ATGAGGTCCTCAGCTGCCCCAAAGGCCAATGCGGAAATTCCAAAAGCACCCCTCAGCTGTCAGA ggccgGAAGGGGCGGGGCCAGGCCTGGAGTGTCGGAGCGCCAACCCGGGCAGTAGCGCCTTCTTTTCCGCTTGGCCGCGGGCGGAGGAAGAGCTTTCAGGGTCTGTTGGCCGTACGGGCGTGGCGGCAACGCCCGCGGGCACGTCGCCCAGCTCTTCGAGGGGAGAAGGCCCCGCGGAGTTAggtcattttcttatttctcccaGGAACCCGACTCCGTGCCCGGGTCTACAGGTCGGCCTCAGGCCCCTCCGGCTTGTGCGTCCCGCCCCCGGGATCCCCATCCCGGTGGCTTCGGTCCCTTGCCGGGCACAGTCCAGCGGTCGGCGCGGCCGCGGCCTCCGAGTCATCCCAGGAGgccaccttcccctccccaacccgGTTGACGCCGCCTCGAGCTCTCCTCCGTGCCTTCTGCTCAATCGCATTTT GTGCAGCAGAGCCTATGAGTTGAAGATGAAGATCATTGTGATAAATGTTTTCCAAAAACCTGTCAAAGAGGATGGCTGTGAAAACACTAGGAGGACCGCTGTGCATGTAACAAG ATGA